In Trifolium pratense cultivar HEN17-A07 linkage group LG7, ARS_RC_1.1, whole genome shotgun sequence, a genomic segment contains:
- the LOC123894653 gene encoding uncharacterized protein LOC123894653, producing MSSTVSRAWAAAASVGVVEALKDQGICRWNHTLKSVHNHLKNNVRSFSQAKKLSSSSSTSSAMVSNSSKQKANAKQSEESLRTVMYLSCWGPN from the coding sequence ATGAGTTCAACAGTAAGCAGAGCATGGGCAGCTGCAGCAAGTGTTGGAGTTGTGGAAGCATTGAAGGATCAAGGAATATGTAGATGGAATCATACACTAAAATCAGTTCATAATCATTTGAAAAACAATGTCAGATCATTTTCTCAAGCAAAGAAgctttcatcatcttcttctactTCTTCTGCTATGGTTTCTAATTCAAGCAAACAAAAAGCGAATGCAAAGCAATCAGAGGAATCTTTGAGGACAGTCATGTACTTGAGTTGTTGGGGTCCCAATTAA
- the LOC123894654 gene encoding uncharacterized protein LOC123894654 — MSRATTLSKGWMVAASVGAVEALKDQVGICRWNYALRQAHHHLKNRVRTFSQAKNFSSSSLVVSKLKDEKKAKQAEESLRTVMYLSCWGPN, encoded by the coding sequence atgagtCGTGCAACAACATTAAGCAAAGGTTGGATGGTGGCTGCTAGTGTTGGAGCTGTTGAGGCTTTGAAGGATCAAGTTGGTATCTGCAGATGGAATTATGCTTTAAGACAAGCTCATCATCACCTTAAAAACCGTGTTAGAACTTTTTCTCAAGCAAAGAATTTCTCATCTTCTTCACTTGTTGTTAGCAAATTAAAAGATGAGAAGAAGGCAAAACAGGCTGAGGAGTCTTTGAGGACTGTCATGTACTTGAGCTGCTGGGGTCCCAATTGA
- the LOC123894655 gene encoding uncharacterized protein LOC123894655, which yields MSSTVSRAWTAAASVGVVEALKDQGICRWNHTLKSVQNHLKNNVRSLSQAKKLSSASSSSTIVSNSIRQKANAKQSEESLRTVMYLSCWGPN from the coding sequence ATGAGTTCAACAGTAAGCAGAGCATGGACAGCTGCAGCAAGTGTTGGAGTTGTGGAAGCATTGAAAGATCAAGGAATATGCAGATGGAATCATACACTAAAATCAGTtcaaaatcatttgaaaaaCAATGTTAGATCACTTTCTCAAGCAAAGAAGCTTTCATCAGCATCATCCTCTTCTACTATTGTTTCTAATTCTATCAGACAAAAAGCGAATGCAAAGCAATCAGAAGAATCTTTGAGGACTGTCATGTACTTGAGTTGTTGGGGTCCTAATTAA